One window of the Bacillota bacterium genome contains the following:
- a CDS encoding carboxymuconolactone decarboxylase family protein yields MKPTPPPFVQQIEKRDPELYQAVVKIIELAMTPGALDAKTKTFIALALDAYIGSERGVIALSNRARELGATDQEINEVLRIAYYVSGSKTLATSNNAFPPQS; encoded by the coding sequence GTGAAACCGACACCACCGCCCTTTGTCCAGCAGATTGAAAAGCGCGACCCGGAATTATACCAGGCAGTAGTAAAAATAATAGAACTGGCCATGACCCCCGGGGCACTCGACGCCAAAACGAAAACATTCATTGCCCTCGCCCTCGATGCCTATATCGGTTCCGAGCGCGGTGTTATTGCGCTCTCGAACCGCGCCCGCGAACTCGGGGCGACGGACCAGGAAATCAATGAGGTCCTGCGCATCGCATACTACGTCTCGGGGTCAAAAACTCTCGCTACCAGCAACAACGCTTTCCCCCCACAAAGTTGA
- a CDS encoding calcium/sodium antiporter: MAELIFWIAVFMISLAVLIKASDYFTEAAEKTGLHLKIPPFIVGATIVGLGTSLPELVSSILAVLSGATEIVVGNVVGSNIANILLVLGLTALLGKQIKLSYARSYADLSFLVGSALLITLAALDGRFTWPEGLLCTGGLFTYISAIIQRDRRLVIVGKTGEEGEPGKEKLDPKIILLLLVSPVFIYLGARYTVAAIIQLSEIFKIGKEVIAVSAVAIGTSLPELSVSLTAGLRGRPEIAVGNIFGSNIFNSFAVMGIPSLIKPLAIPGNIIAIGIPTMVGATILYFFVTQDAEISRWEGVLLLVFYGFFLGKLFNLF, from the coding sequence ATGGCAGAACTAATCTTTTGGATCGCGGTATTTATGATCAGTCTGGCTGTTTTAATCAAGGCATCAGATTATTTTACCGAAGCCGCCGAAAAAACAGGGCTGCACTTGAAGATCCCGCCTTTTATCGTCGGGGCAACCATCGTTGGTTTGGGTACCTCCCTCCCGGAGCTGGTCTCCTCTATTTTAGCGGTCCTCTCGGGAGCAACGGAAATCGTGGTCGGCAATGTGGTTGGATCCAACATCGCCAACATCTTGCTGGTTTTGGGTTTAACAGCCTTATTGGGAAAACAAATCAAGCTCTCGTACGCCCGGAGCTACGCAGACCTCTCCTTCCTGGTAGGGTCGGCTCTCCTGATTACCCTGGCCGCGCTGGACGGTAGGTTTACCTGGCCCGAAGGTTTGCTTTGCACCGGCGGCCTCTTTACCTATATCAGCGCGATCATTCAACGCGACCGCCGCCTCGTAATTGTGGGGAAAACCGGAGAAGAGGGGGAGCCTGGAAAAGAGAAACTGGACCCGAAAATAATCCTTTTGCTCCTTGTCAGCCCCGTCTTCATCTACCTTGGTGCCAGGTACACCGTAGCTGCAATTATCCAGCTCTCCGAAATTTTTAAAATCGGGAAAGAGGTCATTGCCGTAAGCGCCGTTGCCATCGGTACTTCTCTCCCCGAATTAAGCGTCAGCCTGACCGCAGGTCTGAGGGGCAGGCCGGAGATTGCGGTAGGCAATATCTTTGGATCCAACATTTTTAACAGTTTTGCGGTGATGGGGATACCTTCCTTAATCAAGCCCCTGGCCATTCCGGGCAACATCATTGCCATCGGCATTCCCACGATGGTTGGGGCAACTATCCTCTACTTCTTTGTTACCCAGGACGCGGAAATTAGCAGATGGGAAGGGGTTCTGCTTCTGGTCTTTTACGGGTTTTTTCTGGGAAAATTATTTAACCTGTTTTGA